The DNA sequence CTCGCGCTCCGGCGCGGCCCCGGCGGGAGGTGCGGTCCAGTGAAGTGGTCATGGGACGCGGTCGGCGACTTCATGCCGATGTTCTGGCACGGCCTGCTGGTCACCCTGGAGGCCCTGGCGCTCGGCTCGCTGATCGCCTTCGCCCTGGGGCTGGTCTGGGCCATGGCGCAGCGCTCCGAGCACGCCGTGGTGCGCTGGCCGGTGGTGGGGGTCACCGAGTTCATCCGTAACACCCCCCTCCTCGTCCAGCTGTTCTTCCTCTTCTACGTGCTGCCCGAGTGGGGGATCACGCTCTCGGCACTGACCACCGGCGTGATCGGCCTCGGCCTGCACTACTCGACGTACACCGCCGAGGTCTACCGCGCCGGCATCG is a window from the Streptomyces sclerotialus genome containing:
- the ehuD gene encoding ectoine/hydroxyectoine ABC transporter permease subunit EhuD, translating into MKWSWDAVGDFMPMFWHGLLVTLEALALGSLIAFALGLVWAMAQRSEHAVVRWPVVGVTEFIRNTPLLVQLFFLFYVLPEWGITLSALTTGVIGLGLHYSTYTAEVYRAGIDGVPVGQWEAATALSLPRTRTWSAVILPQAIRRVVPALGNYVVAMLKDTPMIFVIGVLEMLGEARQFSSQTFQTLEPYTVVGLAFIVIAYPASLLLRALERRLVR